One region of Gossypium raimondii isolate GPD5lz chromosome 6, ASM2569854v1, whole genome shotgun sequence genomic DNA includes:
- the LOC105772193 gene encoding uncharacterized protein LOC105772193, whose protein sequence is MPQKHTCYSRTLKSPSSSDCNFSLLKVGSECHFDYGITHIPDRVWPSTKGDVESDETPPYVSRPAAAPLHMPSRISSIRLCEKQSFSTNDDDSKFQSFWEVNVNDVIR, encoded by the exons ATGCCACAAAAACACACTTGCTACAGCAGGACATTGAAATCCCCTTCTTCATCGGATTGTAATTTCAG TCTCTTAAAGGTTGGAAGTGAATGCCATTTTGACTATGGGATCACACACATTCCAGATCGTGTTTGGCCTTCCACCAAAGGGGATGTGGAGAGTGATGAAACACCTCCGTATGTCTCGAGGCCTGCAGCTGCTCCACTTCATATGCCGTCAAGAATATCTTCTATAAGATTGTGTGAAAAGCAATCTTTTTCTACAAACGATGACGATTCCAAGTTCCAATCCTTTTGGGAAGTGAATGTAAATGATGTTATAAGATGA